DNA from Amycolatopsis sp. DSM 110486:
ATCATCGCCGCCCTGGCCCTGCTGGCCGCTCCGGGCAACGCCATGTGGAGCGTCGACCGCGTACTCCGGCCACGACTCGGCAAATACGGCTGGATGTGCGGCGATTGAGTCCCACCAGGCTTCGCGAATACCAGTGAGTGCACCGCCCGTCGCGCTGGGTGACTTCTTCGTGGGACGCGGGAGAAACCGACCGCCGAATGCTCCGGCAGGCACGCAGTGACGTTCGGACGATCGCCGTACACGGCCAAACCGACGCCGCTCAACCTGGGCAACTCCGGCGGCGCACTGGCCGACAGCCATGGCCGGATCAGCGGCATCAGCACCGCCGACGCCCGCTTCGGCCTCGGACTGACCGCCGAAAGCATCGGGAGCCAGTGACGACCACTCACGCCGCAGAGAGAGCAGCGCTGAACTCGCCGCACAGGAGAGTCAAATCGCTCAATTCGCCCAGCGGTCTCACCAACCCGGATCTTCGGCAAGCTCGGCATCACCTCTCGCCACGAATACCGCGCCGCCGCGGACGAACGCCCGCCCGGTGGAGCCCTGACGACACGGTTCGCTTGATCGATGACTCCGGTAACGAGCGGACCGGTCCCTCGCCAGCGGTGGAACTCCAGCCGCGAGCGGGTGAGGCTCCGGATGTCGCAACGCCGACATCGTGCACGCTGATCAACTGAAGCCCTTGATGTGGTCGTCTTTCTGTCGCAGGAAGCATGATCAACCAGGGCTTCATCCGTGATCATCAAGTTCCTGATCACCCAGTTCAGACGTCAAAACTCAAGCCAGACAGCGATTCGAGCAACGTTGGTTACTGCGCCACCTATTTCCCATGTGTCCGGGATGCGCGAGCCAAGCCGGCCCATGAAGATGTCAAGCTCGGCGGCAGTTTGGCTCCAATCCGACGTGGGCGCAGGAGTTGATCTATGGGTCGCGCAGTGTGTGGCTTTCATCGGTTGGCGTCACGTTTGCGCACTCTGCGCAGATATGGTCCATGGCAGGAAACCGCCTTTCCTTACGCAGTTCTCACGGCCTATGCGACGTGTTCGACGACACTTCTCTCGCCAAGTCTGCAAGTCGATTTCCGGGGTACCGTCGTTGATGTCGGGGCGCGCCGACGGAACAGATTCAAACTGTATTGAGGAGGAGATCACGATGGGTTCTTTCAAGCCGGTTCACCGCGACCGTTACGACTCGCGACGCAACGACCACGACCACTCCCGACGGTACAACCGCAACCGTCGCTACGGTCGCTGATCCTGTTCTGATGGTCAGGACAAGCAAGTCCTGATCCCGAAAGAGGGGGAGGGGCCGGCGCATCGAAAGCGCCGGCCCTCACTCTTTCCCCGACCCGGCCGGCCAACCCGCAGTCCATGGAACGACTCGAAACGAGGTGCGCGTGACCGCCATTATTCCCGCGGCGAGCGACGGCGGCACCTACACGAGCGACGCGGACAGCCCCGCGAAGCCGGCGTCGGTACGTCAGGCATTCCGGAGGTTCTGGCCCTATGTCCGCGCCGAACGCCGTCTGCTGCTGCTGGCCATTCTATTGCTGGTGATCAGTGCCGCCGCGGAGACCGTGTCGATCTGGACCTTCGGTGTGATCATCGACGATGCCTTGACCACGGGCGACCTCCGCGGGTTCTGGCGGCCCGCCGCGATCTGGGTCGGCATGGCCGCAGTCGGGGGCTTCGCCTCGTTCGGAGGCGGCCTTCTGACCTCCTGGGTGTCAGAGCGGTTCCTGCTTCGCCTGCGCGACGCCGTATACGCACACCTGCAACAGCTTTCCGCCGACTTCTTCGCCCGGCATGACACCGGTGACCTGGTAGCACGGGTGACCAGTGACATCGAGATGGTCGAACAGTTGACCGCGTCCGGGACGGTCGAAACCGTCAGTGCGATCGTGACCGCGATTTTCTACGCCGGCGCGGCACTGATCGTATCCTGGCACCTGGCACTCGCATCATTTATTCTCGCCCCGCTATTCGGACTGGCGGCACGGTCGTTTTCGAAGAGAATCAAGACAGTCTCCCGCGACGAGCGCGACTACAACGGCATGATCACCACTGCGGTCCAGGAAAGCCTGACGAACCTGCCCCTGGTGCAGGCCTACAACCAACAGCAGACCGAACAACAGCGGCTGCACGCACACGGCGCGTCCTGGATGCGAACCAAGGTGCGCGAAGCACGGGTGTCCGGAGCGTACGCACCGTTGGTGGACATCACGGAGGTCACGGCGTTGCTGCTGGTGGTCGGCGCAGGGATCTGGGAGATCAGCCAGCATCACCTGACCCCGGGGGGCGTGCTGGCGTTCACCGCATACGTCGGCTATCTCTATCCTCCCCTGCGCCAGCTCGGCTCTCTGACGATCATGGTGAACGCGGCCACGGCGAGCTCCGACCGCATCTCGGAATTGCTGAACACAAGACCGACGGTCGTCGACCACGCAGGTGCCCACGTGCTGGCCCACTCCCATGGCGAGATCAACGTGGACCGGGTCAGCTACCGCTATCCTGAGGCCGACCGGCCCGCGCTGACTGAGCTGTCGTTCACGGTCCGCCGTGGCCAGTTGGTGGTGATCACCGGGGCCAGCGGCGCCGGCAAGTCGACCATCACAAAATTGCTGCTGCGCTTCGCCGACCCGTCTTCAGGCAGTATTCGGCTCGACGGCTTCGACCTGCGTGGTATCACCACCGAATCGCTGCGCGAACAGGTGACCCTCGTGCTGCAGCAGACCCAGGTCTTCCATGGCACCGTGCGTGACAACATCGCCTACGGACGGCCCTCGGCCACGGATTCCCAGATCGTGGCCGCGGCGGTCGCGGCGGACGCCCACGAGTTCATCTCCGCCCTGCCGGAGGGATATCAGACCGTGCTGGACGGCGCCGGCCAGCGGCTCTCCGGTGGGCAGCGGCAACGGCTGGCGATCGCCAGGGCCATCGTCCGCGACACCCCGATCCTGGTCCTGGACGAGCCCACCGCCGGGCTCGACGCGCGTGCCGTCCAGCGCGTGATCGAACCACTGCGCCGGCTCGCCAGTGGCAAGACGACGATCCTGATCAGCCACGATCTGTCCCTGGCTCCGGCTTCAGATCACATCCTGATGTTGGACCACGGCCGGCTGATCGAATCCGGTCGGCACCAAGACCTGCTGGACCTTGGCGGACCGTACGCCAAGCTGTACGCGCAGCACCGGGCTGAAGCGAACACCCCACCCACGTCGCCATGGGCGCTGGTGGGCTCGCAGGCAAAGCCGGAGGCTGGCGAAGGCGAGCGGCGTCCAGGGATGGAACCCGTCCGCTGGCGGGTACAGGGCCAGCTTTTCGACCCAGAGGACGGCCACCGTTCCGCCATTTCGCAGTGACTGGGAAAGAATGCACCGATCTCCAGGCACGGGTTGCTTCCGCGCCGGCGGTGAGTACCAGTGCTCACCGAAACCGGTGCCCCGCTGACGGCCGGGTTGCGCAGCGTCCAGGCCGCAATCGCGCCGGGTGTCGCGCTGGCCGCTCGGCGACAGCCCGCAGTCGAGCGGCCAGCGCCAGGTGCCAGGAAAGCCGGTGTTCCGGTCCCGGTCGCGGATGAGGCCCGCGAGCTGGCGCGCTCGGCCGGCGCGGATTCGCTGCTGAGCGTCGGCAGCTGCTCGACGACCGCCACGGCGAAGGCCGTCGCGCTGAGCACCGGCCCGCCGATCATCGCGATCCCGACGAAGTACGTGGGCTCGGAAGTCACTCCGGTGTGGGGGCTCACCGACGCGGCCCGCAAAACGACGGGGACCGATCCGCGGATGCTGCCGCGGACGGTCATCTACGACCCGGAGCTCACTTGCACGCTGCCCGTGGACCTGTCCGCCGCGAGCGGGCTCAACGTGATGGCGCACTGCGTCGAGGCCTTCGCCGCGCCACGGCGCAACCCGATCTCGTCGCCGGCCGCCGAAGAAGGGATCCGGGCGCTGGCCGCGGTCCTCGCCGATCCCGATGACCTCGAAGCCCGCGGGAACCTGCTCCACGGCGCCCGCACAGCGGGAGCGCGGGTTTCCCAGCGGGGACATCAGGAAGGCAGAGCGGTGACTGCCTCGGAACTCTTGGAAATTTGGGTCTCGCCCATCTCCGCGATAACCGAACCCGGTCTCCCCCATCCAGGTAGCGGGCGTGACGAGCACCGCAGAGGACGGCCAGTGAACGAGCTCCTCAATCCGGAGCAACTGCGGGCCGCCTTCGATCAGCCCCAAGCGACCCGCGGCAGCCCGAGAGTTCCCCGCGCAACCGACGCCAGTGACGCCGGCGCCTACCGGGATCCTCGGACGGATTGCGGTCCGGCAAAGCGACTCCGCGGATTGGCCATCACAACTCGGCTGGTACCGGCAGACCCAGATGCTCGAGCAGTTCCGCGAGTTTGCGCGAACGTGGGCAGGTCCAACGCCGGCACAGCGGCTTCGTAGCGCTGGACGAACTCCGCGAACGCCGCGTTGACGGGCACAGCGAACCGTTGCACCGCGTGCACAGATGACTCAACGGAACGAGAATCGTTGAAAGACATGCCGTTCTCCTTGGTGCGGGACACCGCAAGACGGGGACGGGTCTGTTGCGGATCCCGGGACTACGAGCAGACGAGTTCGAGGGACCTCGCCCGCAATACCGGGTCGTAGATCGGTGTGGACAACATCAGTTCGTCCGCGCCGGTCAGTTCCGCGACCGCTCGCAGCCGGCGGCGCACGGTCTCCGGCGATCCGTGAGCCTGCGCGGCGCGCATCCGGTCAAGCCGTTCACCGAGAGCGGCCGGCAAAACCTCTTCGGACGCCTGGGCCGGACTCAGCAATCTCGCATCAGGCCCTTGGCCTTGCAGTGCCAACGCCATCGTGTGCCGGGCCGGAAGCCCGAGCTCTGCGGCTTCGGCATCGCTGGGTGCACAGCACGTCTCGACACTCGCCAGGACGTACGGGTCGGCGCACCACTGCGACGGCCGGAAGGCCTCCCGATAGCGGGTGACCGCCTCGATCGCGTTGTCCGGGCGAATGTGATAGGCGAAAGCGAGTGGCAAGCCCAGCTCCCCGGCCAGCGCCGCGCTCTCCGCGCTCGATGCCAGCAACCACGGCGCCGGGACGGCGGTCAGGCCGGGTACCACGCGGAGGGCGCTCGTGCCGGCCAGGTACGACAGCAGTTCGGTCAACTGGTCGCGGTAGGACTCGCCGGATCGCCGCAGCGCGCCAACCACCCGGGGATCGGTCGTGCCGGGTCCCCGGCCGATGCCGAGATCGATACGGTCCTGATACAGCGCGGCCAGGGTGGTGAACTGCTCGGCCACCGCAAGTGCGGAGTGATTCGTCAGCAGTACTCCACCGGAGCCGACCCGGACTCGCATCGTCTCGGCCGCCAGTCGAGCTGTCAGTACGGCTGGTGCGACGCTTCCCACCGAACGGTAACCGTGGTGCTCTGCGACCCACACCCGTCGGAAACCAAGCTCCTCCGCGCGCCGTGCGGACGCGACGGTAGCCGCCAGTGCCTCGGCGGTCGTGGCGCCCTCTTCGACGAGCGCCAGTTCGAGCAGTGACAGCGGAGGCAGGGAAGTCCGCTCGTCCATCGGTGTCGTCCGTTCGAGTGCATCAACGCGTTCGCTCATACTGACCTTTCAGCTCGACGCAGTTACTCCACAGCGTGATCTTGTCAGGAGCGATTCTCCCGCAGCAGATCCGCCGCGCGTTCCGCGATGGCATAGACCGTGGCGTTGGTGTTGGCCGAAGGAACCGAGGGCATGACCGACGCATCGGCCACGCGAAGACCTTCGATCCGGTGAACGCGCAGTTGCGTGTCCACGACCGCGGTGTCGTCGTCTCCGATGCGGCAGGTACCGACCGGGTGGAAGTAGGTCAGCAAGCTGAGCCGGATGTAGTTGCGGATTTCCTCGTCGCTGTTCACGTCCGGGCCCAGGGAACACTTCTTCGCCGCGCCAGTCCTTGAAAGCGTTCGCGCGTCCCATTTCCCGCGCCAGACGCAATCCGGCGACCATGACGTCGACGTCGTGGTCGTCCGTGTAGTACCGCGGATCGATCCGGGGCCGGTCCGCCGGGTCGCCGGACCGCAGTCGCAGCGTTCCACGGCTGCGCGGGAGCATCGCCGAGAACACGACCGAGTACAGCCCGTCCGGGCCGGGCAAGGCAGGCCCGTAGAGGGGAATGTCGGAGAACAGGAACTGCAGGTCGGGCCCCTCGAGCCCGGACCTGCTGCGCAGCAGACCGATCACCCCGCTGTGGTTGTGTTCCATCGGGGGCAACGGCTGCGTCGGCCGGTAGGTGACCTGCGACAGAGAATGGTCGTGCAGGTTCAGCCCGACACCCGGAAGCTCGCGCACCGGTTCGATGCCCATCTCGGTCAGGTGGGACTTGGGTCCGATCCCCGAGAGCAGCAGGAGCTGTGCGGACCCGATCGTGCCGGAACTCAGGACGACCTCCCCCGCACTCGACGCGATGACCACGTCGTTCCCGGCGCGGTACTCGACGCCCATCGCGCGGCCATTTCGGACGATCACCCGGTGCACAAGGGTGTCGGTGAGGATGGTCAGGTTCGGCCGGTCCAGTGCGGGCAGCAGGTAGGCGTCCGCGGCGCTCTGCCGCCTCCCGTTGACGATGTTGAGGTCGGCGCGGCCAAACCCTTCTTCCGCGCCACCGCTGACGTCGGTGGCCAGTGGGTGTCCCACTTCGGCCGCGGCTGCCAGGCCGGCCTCCATGATCGGGTGGAGGGGTTCGGCCGGCCCCGGAGTCAGAGGACCGTCGGTTCCGCGCAGAGAGGGGTCCCGGCCCGGCACGTTTTCGCTGCGCCGGAAGTACGGGAGGAGATCCTGGAAACCCCAGCCGCGCGCGCCGGTTCGCGCCCAGTCGTCGTAGCTCGTGTGGTGGCCACGCACGAAGAACATCGCGTTGATCGACGAGGAACCGCCCAGCACCCGTCCGTGCGGAAACGGCAGCGAAATCCCGTTCGCGCCCTGCGGTTCGGTCGTGTCCGCCCAGTCCGCGTCAGTGCCGAAAAGCATGGGCCACGCGGGAGGGACGGCCGAGAGGTCGGGCGCGTGCCGGGAACCTGCTTCCACCAGGAGCACGCGCACGTTCGGTCCTCCGACAGGCGCGCGGCCAGCACGGAGCCGGCCGTTCCCGCACCCACAACGATGTAGTCGTAATCCGTCACGATGATGGTTCCCTTTTCCGGCTTGGTCGGAGCAGGAAAAATGCAAGCCTGCTGCGGACATGGGGAGCACCGGGCCGCGGTCACGCGACCCGGTGCTCGGATCTCGTCGCCGCGGCGGTCAGTCGCGGAGAAAGTCCAGGACCTGCTGGACGAACAGCTGGGGGTACTGGAAGAGCGCGCCGTGACCGGCGTCCGGGTAGATGCCCAGCTGGGCATGGGGCAGCACGTGCGCGAGGTTGACCGAGCTGATGGTCGGAATCATGATGTCGTCGTCACCGTTGATCACCAGAGCGGGCTGCGAGACGTTCGCGAGGCCGGTCGGCGAACTGCTCTGCTCCCATTTGGCCAGTGCGGTGGCCTGGGCCCCGATGGTCTCGTTGGTGACCGCGGCGTCCCGGTCGGTGGTGCGCTCGTCGAGCCGAGCGAGGAACGCGTCGGCCGCGGCCTGGCTGGCGTCGGTCTGCGAGAAGAACAGGACGTGCTTCGGGTGCCTGCCCGTGGCGGTGGCCTTTTCGACCGAAGTCTGCAGCACGCCGAACGCGTTGGCCGGTCCCGCATCGCCCGCCGGCGACGTGCCGGCCAGGATCAGGCGGCGGACCAGAGCCGGCTCCTGCTGAACGAAGGCCTGCGCGACCATGCCACCCAGAGAGAAGCCCAGCAGGTCAACGCTGGTCAGGCCAAGCGCCTGCACGAAGGCAACGGCGTCAGCGGCCATGGCCTCGACGCTGTCGGGCGTGGTGCCGCCCGAAGCGCCCACTCCGCGCAGGTCCACCAGGATGACATGGCGCTCGGCGGCCAGGCCGTCGACCACGGTGGGATCCCAGTCGTCGAGGTTGGCCGTGAAGTGGTGCAGCAGGACGACCGGAACACCCGATCCGGCGCCGATTTCCCGATAGGCGAAGGGCGTTCCGTCGACGTCCACCGTGCGGGTGGGGGCCTCGTTGTGGCTTGTAGACATGGGTGGTCCTCGTACCTCTCGTTGTTCGGGGCAGTGACCCGTCATGGAATAACGGTCGCTATATAACGATCGCTATCGTATGGTGGTGGCAGCGTGAAGGCAAGTGGGAAGACGAGGACTCGACGTGCGTTACCCGAAAGACCACAAGGAGACGGCACGCGCCGCGATCCTGACCGCGGCCGCTCGCCCGCTGAAGGAGAAAGGCTTCCACGGAGTCGGTGTCGACGGCCTCGCGGCAGCGGCCGACGTGACCTCGGGGGCGATCTACTCCAACTTCGGCAGCAAGGAGGCGTTCCTCCAGCAGGTGGTGGAGGAGCAGCTCGGCGTCGAGTTCACCGTGATCGACGCCCCCGACCCGGACGAGCGCCGGCGTCGTCTCGTGGAGTTCCTCCAGTTCTACCTGAGCGACGAGCACTGCGCGGCAATCGCGGACGGGTGTCTCATGCCGGCGCTCAGCGGAGACGTCGCGCGCGCGAGTGAGGCGGTTCGGGAGACGTACGAGCGTCGGATGGCGGCCCTGGTCGAGTTGCTCACTCCGGCCATGCCCGGCTCCCCGGACGAGCAGACAGAACGCGCGTGGGCACTGGTCGCCTCGGTCGTCGGCGCCGTCACGATCGCACGCGCTCTCCCGTCGGGCGAACGAAGCCGCGCCATCCGTGCGGCCACGCTTCGTTGCGTCACCGCCGCAATTGACGGCGGTGGCAGCACTTCTCCCTGATCGACCGGACAACCGAGCGTGCGCAGGAGGATGACCGGGCTCGAGCCGCCGGTTACCCTCAGCGGATACCGCCGCCGCGAGGCGAGCTGACGGCGAAGGCGAGGCTCCGCTGTGGACATCCACCCAACAGACATCCCCTTGGGCTGCGTTGTCGACGGGTTGACCGGCCTGTGTTCGGCGCCGGGCGCGACAGCACGGCAGCTCGAACGTGGGGTTCGCGCGGTGGTGGTATCGGATCCCACGGACTCGGTCCAGAGCGCCGGCGCCGGCAGCGGACACATCGTGGTCCTCACCGGTGTGGACGGGTCCGAGCCGCCCGGACCGGAGGGGATCCGACTGCTCAGTGCGGGCGTCGCGGCGCTCGTGCTCAAGGCGAGCACCGAGCTCGACCGTGCCTGGCAAACGGACGAAGGCCCCGCTGTGCTGGTCGCCGAGCGGAAACTCCCGTGGCTGGATTTCCTTTCCGCGATCTCCAGCACCGTGGGGACGAATGCCGGTCCGGCAGCGGCTGGTGCTTCGTTGTCGGAGCTCGTGGACGACCTGGCGGGTGAGGTCGGCGCGAACATCCTGGTCGAAGACATCGCGGGCCACGTGCTTGCGCATTCGGCAAGCGGTGAGCAGATCGACGACTGGCGGCGCGACGCGATCCTGGCGAAGCGGTCGGTGTGGCCGACGTCGGTTCTGCTCCGGCGGCACGGAGTGCAACCGCGGGCGATGGCCGGAGGCACGCCCATCCGGTTCACCATGCCCGGGGCGCGGGATCGGCTCGTGGCCGAGCTTCCCGGAGATCGAGCGGTGAGCGGTTACATCTGGGCTGCGTTGCCCTGGCCGGAGCTGACAGAGGACGAGGTCCAGGCGCTCGCGGAGTCGATCCGCCGAGCGACCGCCGAGATGGGGCGAGCAGTGTCCCTGCTCGGGACCGGCCGGCGCGCGGAGTCGGCGCGGCGTACCGCGCTGGTGCGTTCGGCGCTCGAGCACCCCGACGCCACGACTCTCAACCGGATCGGGTTGGCACCGGCTTCGCAAGTCGTCGTGTTCGCTGCCCGCTTTCCCACTCCCGCCGACGGCCCGGACGAGCTCGATCGGCTCCGCGCCCGGCTTGAGACCGACCGGGATTCCCGCATCGTCGTCGTGCTCGACGACGTCCTCGCGGTCATCGATCGCGCCGACGACAAGCTCCGCGACCGGACAGGTTCATCCATCACCAACACCGGCGCGACGGCAACCGTGGTCGAAGGCCCGGCCGCAGAACTCGGGGCACTGTTCGAACGCGCGCGTGCCGTGTTGGAGGAGGCGCCGCGACTTCCACGGCTCTACGAGGTGCGCCATGTGTGGGGAGCGCTGTGTCTGCGAACTCTCGCCGCACGCCCCGAGGACGACACCTGGGGTTCAGGCGGTGCCCTGCCACTGTTGCGCCACGACGCGGAGCACGGCACCGCTTACGTCCTGACTCTTCGCCGTTATCTCGAGCACTTCGGCGACGTCAAAGCGACTGCGCGCGGGCTCGGGGTACATCCCAACACCATTCGATACCGCCTCGGCGTGATCCGGAAGATGCTCGACGTCGACCTGGACAATCCGGACAACCGGCTGGTTCTGCACCTCCAGCTCGCGGTGCTGGAACGGCGGGGCGCCGGGCTCGCTCCGGCGCCCCGTCATCAGTCCCGTGTCGCCTCGAGCTCGTCGAGGACAGCCGGCTGAGCGGATCGGACCGAGTTCCGGCGACGCAACTGGTGCACCGCGCCCAGTGCGCACGCGAGGACCGTCACTCCGATGCTCATCACCGTCGACCCGCGGTTGCCGGGATCGAACAGGAAGCCCACCAGCACGGCAAACAACGCGGCGACCACGACGATGCCGAGCACCGGGTGTCCCCACATCCGGACCTGGAGCGCTTCCGTTTGCGACGCGGTCATGCGGAAACGCGCCTTGATCTGCGTCAGGGCGATCGCCAGATAGACGACGAGCGCCATCCCGCCGATCGAGCTCAGCAGGAAAGTGAAAACCGTCTCGGTCGGCAGGAAGTAGTCGGCCGCCACGGTGACAAAACCACCGCAGGACGCGGTGAGGATCGCCAAATGCGGTACGCCGCGCTTCGTGGTCCGCATCAGGCCGCGCGGCGCCTGCTGGTGCGTCGCCAGTCCGAACACCATTCGCGAACTCGCGTAGATGCCCGAGTTGAGGTTCGAGAGCACGGCGGTGATGATGGCGATCTCCATGACCGCGGACGCGCCGGGTATCCGCAGGTGTTCCAGCACCGCGACGAACGGCGCCGATGCGACGGCCGGGGAGTCGGAAGGCAACAGGGTCACGATGATCGCGATCGATCCGATGTAGAAAATCAGGATCCGCAGCACGACCGAGCGCATCGCTTTCCGCAGCGTGTAGGCGGCGTTCTTCGTTTCGCCGGCGGCGACCGTGACGACCTCCGTGCCGAAGTAGGAGAACATCACGACGAGCGCGGCGACGACGACGCTGCCGATCCCGCTGGGGAAGAATCCGCCGTGTCCGGTCAGGTTCTCCAACCCGGGCGAGGATGTCCCCGGCAGGATCCCGAAGACGGCGAGCACGCCGATGGCGAGGAAGGCGACGATGGTCACCACTTTGACCAGAGCGAACCAGAACTCGAGCTCGCCGAACAGGCCGACCGCCACGAGGTTGACGCCGGTCATCGCCACCACGAAAACCAGAGCGAACAACCACGGTGGAACGGCCGGCACCAGATTGCTGAGGATGGACGCCGCCGCGGTCGCCTCGAAGCCGGCGGTCACGATCCAGATGTAGGCGTAGACGTACCCGACCGCGATCCCCGCCCACGCACCGAATTCACGAGTGGCGTAGGCCGAGAAGGACCCCGTGTCCGGCGAGTGGACCGCCATTTCGGTCAGCATGCGCATGATCAGCACGACCAGCAGTCCGACAGCGGCGTACGCGACCAGAACGCCGGGGCCGGCCGTCTTGATGGCGCTCCCGGACCCGACGAAAAGTCCGGCCCCGATCACGCCGCCGAGCGAGATCATGCTGACTTGCCGAGAGTTGAGCCGGCGCTTCAGGCCGGCTCCGGATTCTTTGGTTGTTTCGCCCATCTTGTTCTCCTGGCTCTGTTCTGCGCCGGTGGTGCGCGCGGGATCGAAGCCCCCCTTGAGCTGATCGGGTCCCGGCGGTCGTCAGACCGCGACCGAAATCCCGGTTCCCGGCCGCACGTTCGCGAACTCCGCCCTGATCTCGGCCGGCAGGCCCACCCCGAGCCCCGGTGCTCGCGGAGGCGCGACGGAACCCCCCTCGATCTGCAGAACGCCGTCGAGCAGCCTGGTCATCAGCGGGTTGTCGTAGGTGCAGAACTCCACGAGCTCGATGCTCGGATTGGCGAACGCCGCGTGATAGTTCGCCATGATCGCGATCGCTGATCCCCAGGTGTGCGGTACGACTCGGAGGCCGTGCGACTCGGCCAGCGTCACGACCGCGTTGAGCTCACCGATCCCGCCGACAATCGTCGCGTCGGGTTGCAGAACGTCCACTCCGCGGCTGTTGGCCAGCGCCCGGAAGTCGGCTCGGGAGGTATACGTCTCGACGCCGGCGAGGGGAACGTCGACTTTGCGGCGCAGCTCGGCATAACCGGCGTGGTCATCGGCCGGACGGGGCTCTTCGAACCACTCGGCGTCCAACGCCGACAGACGGCGTCCGATCTGGACCGCTTCCTGGAACGTCCACGGCGTCGCGACTGTGCCCTGCGCACCGTCGAGCGCGAACCGCGTTCCGGGCAGGAGAACGTCCGCGACCCGATCGAGCAGCTCGAGGGTCTCCGGCACAGTCGGTCGCGCCCTGACCTTGACCAGGTCGAACCCGGCCTCCTGCTGAGCACGCACCTGCTCGACGACGGCGGCGACGGTCGGGCCCAGCCCGGTGCTCGCGTAGGCGCGAACC
Protein-coding regions in this window:
- a CDS encoding ABC transporter ATP-binding protein, whose translation is MTAIIPAASDGGTYTSDADSPAKPASVRQAFRRFWPYVRAERRLLLLAILLLVISAAAETVSIWTFGVIIDDALTTGDLRGFWRPAAIWVGMAAVGGFASFGGGLLTSWVSERFLLRLRDAVYAHLQQLSADFFARHDTGDLVARVTSDIEMVEQLTASGTVETVSAIVTAIFYAGAALIVSWHLALASFILAPLFGLAARSFSKRIKTVSRDERDYNGMITTAVQESLTNLPLVQAYNQQQTEQQRLHAHGASWMRTKVREARVSGAYAPLVDITEVTALLLVVGAGIWEISQHHLTPGGVLAFTAYVGYLYPPLRQLGSLTIMVNAATASSDRISELLNTRPTVVDHAGAHVLAHSHGEINVDRVSYRYPEADRPALTELSFTVRRGQLVVITGASGAGKSTITKLLLRFADPSSGSIRLDGFDLRGITTESLREQVTLVLQQTQVFHGTVRDNIAYGRPSATDSQIVAAAVAADAHEFISALPEGYQTVLDGAGQRLSGGQRQRLAIARAIVRDTPILVLDEPTAGLDARAVQRVIEPLRRLASGKTTILISHDLSLAPASDHILMLDHGRLIESGRHQDLLDLGGPYAKLYAQHRAEANTPPTSPWALVGSQAKPEAGEGERRPGMEPVRWRVQGQLFDPEDGHRSAISQ
- a CDS encoding iron-containing alcohol dehydrogenase is translated as MLTETGAPLTAGLRSVQAAIAPGVALAARRQPAVERPAPGARKAGVPVPVADEARELARSAGADSLLSVGSCSTTATAKAVALSTGPPIIAIPTKYVGSEVTPVWGLTDAARKTTGTDPRMLPRTVIYDPELTCTLPVDLSAASGLNVMAHCVEAFAAPRRNPISSPAAEEGIRALAAVLADPDDLEARGNLLHGARTAGARVSQRGHQEGRAVTASELLEIWVSPISAITEPGLPHPGSGRDEHRRGRPVNELLNPEQLRAAFDQPQATRGSPRVPRATDASDAGAYRDPRTDCGPAKRLRGLAITTRLVPADPDARAVPRVCANVGRSNAGTAAS
- a CDS encoding MsnO8 family LLM class oxidoreductase, which gives rise to MSERVDALERTTPMDERTSLPPLSLLELALVEEGATTAEALAATVASARRAEELGFRRVWVAEHHGYRSVGSVAPAVLTARLAAETMRVRVGSGGVLLTNHSALAVAEQFTTLAALYQDRIDLGIGRGPGTTDPRVVGALRRSGESYRDQLTELLSYLAGTSALRVVPGLTAVPAPWLLASSAESAALAGELGLPLAFAYHIRPDNAIEAVTRYREAFRPSQWCADPYVLASVETCCAPSDAEAAELGLPARHTMALALQGQGPDARLLSPAQASEEVLPAALGERLDRMRAAQAHGSPETVRRRLRAVAELTGADELMLSTPIYDPVLRARSLELVCS
- a CDS encoding alpha/beta fold hydrolase; this translates as MSTSHNEAPTRTVDVDGTPFAYREIGAGSGVPVVLLHHFTANLDDWDPTVVDGLAAERHVILVDLRGVGASGGTTPDSVEAMAADAVAFVQALGLTSVDLLGFSLGGMVAQAFVQQEPALVRRLILAGTSPAGDAGPANAFGVLQTSVEKATATGRHPKHVLFFSQTDASQAAADAFLARLDERTTDRDAAVTNETIGAQATALAKWEQSSSPTGLANVSQPALVINGDDDIMIPTISSVNLAHVLPHAQLGIYPDAGHGALFQYPQLFVQQVLDFLRD
- a CDS encoding TetR/AcrR family transcriptional regulator, with the translated sequence MRYPKDHKETARAAILTAAARPLKEKGFHGVGVDGLAAAADVTSGAIYSNFGSKEAFLQQVVEEQLGVEFTVIDAPDPDERRRRLVEFLQFYLSDEHCAAIADGCLMPALSGDVARASEAVRETYERRMAALVELLTPAMPGSPDEQTERAWALVASVVGAVTIARALPSGERSRAIRAATLRCVTAAIDGGGSTSP
- a CDS encoding CdaR family transcriptional regulator — translated: MVVSDPTDSVQSAGAGSGHIVVLTGVDGSEPPGPEGIRLLSAGVAALVLKASTELDRAWQTDEGPAVLVAERKLPWLDFLSAISSTVGTNAGPAAAGASLSELVDDLAGEVGANILVEDIAGHVLAHSASGEQIDDWRRDAILAKRSVWPTSVLLRRHGVQPRAMAGGTPIRFTMPGARDRLVAELPGDRAVSGYIWAALPWPELTEDEVQALAESIRRATAEMGRAVSLLGTGRRAESARRTALVRSALEHPDATTLNRIGLAPASQVVVFAARFPTPADGPDELDRLRARLETDRDSRIVVVLDDVLAVIDRADDKLRDRTGSSITNTGATATVVEGPAAELGALFERARAVLEEAPRLPRLYEVRHVWGALCLRTLAARPEDDTWGSGGALPLLRHDAEHGTAYVLTLRRYLEHFGDVKATARGLGVHPNTIRYRLGVIRKMLDVDLDNPDNRLVLHLQLAVLERRGAGLAPAPRHQSRVASSSSRTAG
- a CDS encoding amino acid permease, yielding MGETTKESGAGLKRRLNSRQVSMISLGGVIGAGLFVGSGSAIKTAGPGVLVAYAAVGLLVVLIMRMLTEMAVHSPDTGSFSAYATREFGAWAGIAVGYVYAYIWIVTAGFEATAAASILSNLVPAVPPWLFALVFVVAMTGVNLVAVGLFGELEFWFALVKVVTIVAFLAIGVLAVFGILPGTSSPGLENLTGHGGFFPSGIGSVVVAALVVMFSYFGTEVVTVAAGETKNAAYTLRKAMRSVVLRILIFYIGSIAIIVTLLPSDSPAVASAPFVAVLEHLRIPGASAVMEIAIITAVLSNLNSGIYASSRMVFGLATHQQAPRGLMRTTKRGVPHLAILTASCGGFVTVAADYFLPTETVFTFLLSSIGGMALVVYLAIALTQIKARFRMTASQTEALQVRMWGHPVLGIVVVAALFAVLVGFLFDPGNRGSTVMSIGVTVLACALGAVHQLRRRNSVRSAQPAVLDELEATRD